A genomic region of Ewingella sp. CoE-038-23 contains the following coding sequences:
- the fliZ gene encoding flagella biosynthesis regulatory protein FliZ, with protein sequence MPAGLKTRPLSRYLKDFKHSQTQCSQCGKELDRMALVFRGQIINKEAIAKMDQPIDDEVWNNLSQELTALCRFCSEISCNSHWSYFDIMAFKQYLFEQTEMNHSTVREYVVRLRRLDEILVAQNYPHERTKGDSIHERIINDLPVAAHDNYRIALRKYDQYLAWQKSA encoded by the coding sequence ATGCCAGCCGGACTCAAAACGCGGCCGTTAAGCCGTTACTTAAAAGACTTTAAACATAGCCAGACTCAATGTTCACAATGTGGCAAGGAGCTGGATCGCATGGCGTTGGTGTTTCGCGGCCAGATCATCAATAAAGAGGCCATCGCCAAGATGGACCAGCCTATTGATGACGAAGTCTGGAACAACCTGTCGCAAGAACTGACCGCACTTTGCCGCTTTTGCAGCGAAATTAGCTGTAACAGCCATTGGTCTTACTTCGACATCATGGCGTTCAAACAATATCTGTTCGAACAAACCGAGATGAACCACAGCACGGTGCGTGAATACGTTGTCCGATTGCGTCGTTTGGATGAGATTCTGGTTGCCCAGAACTATCCGCATGAGCGCACCAAGGGCGATAGCATTCACGAGCGTATTATCAATGACTTGCCGGTGGCAGCTCATGATAACTACCGTATCGCGCTGCGTAAGTATGACCAGTATTTGGCGTGGCAAAAATCAGCATAA
- a CDS encoding FliC/FljB family flagellin, whose translation MAVINTNSLSLMTQNNLNKSQASLGTAIERLSSGLRINSAKDDAAGQAIANRFTSNINGLTVASRNANDGISLSQTAEGALSEINNNLQRVRDLTVQAQNSSNSASDIDSIQSEVNQRMEEINRVTKQTDFNGIKVLDNRTAATSNYDFQVGSKDGEQISIGIGSSAGWNLAASNGDGTSSDNINTYKPTTLTALKTAQTAATTSNTAYLAAKAASDADPTDTTKATATATAKTDLDTKNTAVTTALKTSTDAKEAVNGNARTVAAEGFDVLKGTVKNDGTAAGSTPLADIDAALKAVDTQRSALGASQNRFESTITNLSSTVDNLTSARSRIQDADYSTEVSNMSRAQILQQAGTSVLSKANQVPQSVLSLLQG comes from the coding sequence ATGGCGGTAATCAACACTAACAGCTTGTCCCTGATGACTCAGAACAACCTGAACAAATCTCAAGCATCCCTGGGCACCGCCATTGAGCGTCTGTCTTCAGGTCTGCGTATCAACAGCGCAAAAGACGATGCAGCGGGCCAGGCGATTGCCAACCGCTTCACTTCTAACATCAATGGCCTGACCGTTGCTTCCCGTAACGCAAACGACGGTATCTCTCTGTCACAGACCGCTGAAGGCGCACTGAGCGAAATCAACAACAACTTGCAACGTGTTCGTGACCTGACCGTTCAAGCGCAGAACAGCTCTAACTCCGCATCTGACATCGACTCCATCCAGTCTGAAGTTAACCAGCGTATGGAAGAGATCAACCGCGTTACTAAGCAAACTGACTTCAACGGCATCAAAGTTCTGGACAACCGTACTGCTGCTACCAGCAACTACGATTTCCAGGTTGGTTCTAAAGATGGCGAGCAAATCAGCATCGGTATCGGTTCAAGCGCTGGCTGGAACCTGGCTGCTTCTAACGGTGACGGCACTTCTAGCGACAACATCAACACTTACAAACCAACTACGCTGACTGCGTTGAAAACTGCACAAACTGCAGCAACCACGTCTAACACAGCTTACTTGGCAGCTAAAGCAGCATCTGATGCAGATCCAACTGATACAACTAAAGCAACTGCTACCGCAACTGCTAAAACTGACTTAGACACTAAAAATACTGCAGTAACTACCGCTCTGAAAACCTCTACCGATGCTAAAGAAGCGGTAAACGGCAACGCGCGTACAGTGGCTGCAGAAGGCTTCGACGTTCTGAAAGGTACCGTTAAGAATGATGGTACTGCAGCAGGTTCAACCCCACTGGCTGACATCGATGCTGCTCTGAAAGCGGTTGATACTCAACGTTCAGCTCTGGGTGCTTCTCAGAACCGTTTCGAATCTACCATCACTAACCTGAGCAGCACTGTTGATAACCTGACTTCAGCACGTAGCCGTATCCAGGATGCTGATTACTCTACCGAAGTTTCCAACATGAGCCGTGCGCAGATCCTGCAACAGGCTGGTACTTCAGTACTGTCTAAAGCTAACCAGGTTCCTCAGTCAGTGTTGTCTCTGCTGCAGGGCTAA
- the tcyJ gene encoding cystine ABC transporter substrate-binding protein yields MGFSTLRRRLLLGAVAVTLTSGMVTSSFAADEGLLAKVKERGSLIVGLEGTYPPFSFQGEDGKLTGFEVEFAQSLAQHMGVKAKLQPTKWDGMLASLESKRIDVVINQVTISPERQKKYDFSTPYTVSGIQVLTKKGNEGNFATPDTLKGKKVGVGLGSNYEQWLRANEPGVDIRTYDDDPTKYQDLRVGRIDAILVDRLAALDLVKKTGDTLAVAGKPFARQESGVALRKNNPELLAAIDKAIADMQKDGSLAKISDKWFGADVTK; encoded by the coding sequence ATGGGTTTCTCAACACTGCGTCGTCGTTTACTTCTGGGTGCGGTCGCTGTCACGTTGACCAGCGGCATGGTTACAAGCAGCTTCGCGGCTGACGAAGGCCTGCTGGCTAAAGTCAAAGAGCGCGGCTCGCTGATTGTCGGCCTCGAGGGAACTTACCCGCCATTTAGTTTCCAGGGTGAAGACGGCAAACTGACCGGCTTCGAAGTCGAATTCGCACAATCTCTGGCCCAGCACATGGGGGTTAAAGCCAAGCTGCAACCGACCAAATGGGACGGCATGCTGGCCTCGCTGGAATCTAAGCGTATTGACGTCGTTATCAATCAGGTGACTATCTCTCCCGAGCGCCAGAAAAAATATGACTTCTCCACCCCGTATACCGTTTCGGGTATTCAGGTGCTGACTAAGAAGGGCAACGAAGGCAACTTCGCCACGCCTGACACGCTGAAAGGCAAAAAAGTTGGCGTTGGTTTGGGCAGTAACTACGAGCAGTGGCTGCGCGCTAACGAGCCGGGCGTGGACATCCGTACCTATGATGATGACCCGACTAAATACCAAGACCTGCGCGTAGGCCGTATCGACGCGATTCTGGTTGACCGTCTGGCAGCATTGGATCTGGTGAAGAAAACCGGCGACACCTTAGCGGTTGCGGGTAAACCTTTTGCTCGTCAGGAATCTGGCGTGGCGCTGCGTAAGAACAACCCAGAGCTGCTGGCTGCGATTGATAAAGCCATTGCTGATATGCAGAAAGATGGTTCACTGGCCAAAATCTCCGATAAGTGGTTTGGTGCTGACGTAACTAAGTAA
- a CDS encoding RNA polymerase sigma factor FliA: MSDLYTASGVIDKNSLWQRYVPLVRHEALRLQVRLPASVELDDLLQAGGIGLLNAVERFDAMQGTAFTTYAVQRIRGAMLDELRSRDWVPRSVRRNAREVSQAMHHAEQRLGRPPSEGEVAQALDIPIEEYRQILMDTNSSQLFSYDEWREEHGDTAEALMEGHEEANPLHHLLEGNLRQRVMDAIDALPEREKMVLTLYYQEELNLKEIGAVLDVGESRVSQLHSQAIKRLRARLANDH; encoded by the coding sequence GTGAGCGATCTGTATACCGCCAGCGGCGTGATAGACAAAAATTCTTTGTGGCAGCGCTATGTTCCTCTAGTGCGCCATGAAGCCCTGCGTTTGCAGGTTAGGCTTCCCGCCAGCGTAGAGCTGGACGACCTGCTGCAAGCGGGGGGCATTGGGTTATTGAATGCGGTTGAACGTTTTGATGCCATGCAGGGCACGGCGTTTACGACTTATGCTGTGCAACGCATTCGCGGCGCGATGCTCGATGAGCTGCGCAGTCGCGACTGGGTGCCGCGCAGCGTGCGGCGTAATGCGCGTGAAGTGTCTCAGGCTATGCATCATGCCGAGCAACGGCTAGGACGCCCACCGAGCGAAGGCGAAGTGGCACAGGCGTTAGATATTCCCATTGAGGAATACCGCCAGATATTGATGGATACCAATAGCAGCCAGTTGTTCTCTTATGACGAATGGCGCGAAGAACACGGCGATACCGCCGAAGCGTTAATGGAAGGGCACGAAGAGGCCAACCCATTGCACCATTTGCTGGAGGGTAATTTACGCCAGCGGGTAATGGACGCCATTGACGCACTGCCAGAACGGGAAAAAATGGTTCTGACACTTTACTACCAGGAAGAGTTGAATTTAAAAGAGATCGGGGCAGTACTGGACGTCGGGGAATCCCGCGTTAGCCAGCTACATAGCCAGGCGATCAAGCGTTTACGCGCTCGCTTGGCAAATGACCATTGA
- a CDS encoding D-cysteine desulfhydrase — protein sequence MPAQISLLKNRLEAFSRVDLLGSVTPLERLNRLSDYFGRPIYIKRDDVTPLALGGNKLRKLEFLAAAALEEGADTLITAGAIQSNHVRQTAAVAAKLGLKCVALLENPIGTTQANYLTNGNRLLLDLFNAEVVMCDALYDPMSQLTEEAEKLEAQGFRPYIVPVGGSNALGALGYVQCALEIAEQSASSFVDFSAIVVASGSAGTHAGLAVALKHLMPETQLIGVTVSRTAEAQRPKVEAIARDVAKRLQFDEALPEIHLWDSYFGPRYGEPSEEGLAAIKLLAEKEAMLLDPVYTGKAMAGLIDGLERGLFPGSDPILFIHTGGAPALFAYHPQV from the coding sequence GTGCCTGCTCAAATTTCATTGCTTAAAAATCGGCTGGAAGCCTTCTCGCGCGTGGACTTGTTGGGTAGCGTCACGCCGCTCGAAAGACTTAACCGTCTTTCCGACTATTTTGGTCGCCCGATCTACATTAAACGTGACGACGTCACGCCGTTGGCGCTCGGTGGTAACAAACTGAGAAAGCTCGAGTTTCTGGCCGCCGCCGCGTTGGAAGAGGGGGCCGATACCCTGATCACCGCCGGGGCCATTCAATCTAACCACGTGCGCCAAACCGCCGCCGTCGCCGCCAAGCTGGGCTTGAAATGCGTCGCGCTGCTGGAGAACCCGATTGGCACCACGCAGGCTAACTACCTGACTAACGGCAACCGTCTGTTGCTGGACTTGTTTAATGCTGAAGTAGTGATGTGCGACGCGCTATATGACCCGATGAGCCAGTTAACCGAAGAAGCCGAAAAGCTCGAAGCACAGGGTTTCCGCCCCTATATCGTGCCGGTGGGCGGCTCTAACGCGTTGGGCGCTTTGGGCTACGTGCAGTGCGCGCTGGAGATTGCCGAGCAGAGCGCCTCCAGCTTTGTTGATTTCAGCGCCATCGTCGTGGCATCGGGCAGTGCGGGAACCCATGCCGGGCTTGCCGTTGCATTAAAGCATTTGATGCCGGAAACCCAGCTGATTGGCGTGACGGTGTCACGGACTGCCGAGGCTCAGCGCCCGAAGGTTGAAGCTATTGCTCGCGATGTCGCCAAAAGATTGCAGTTCGACGAGGCTTTGCCAGAGATCCACCTGTGGGATAGCTATTTCGGCCCGCGCTACGGTGAGCCGAGCGAGGAGGGGTTAGCCGCCATCAAACTCCTCGCTGAGAAGGAAGCCATGTTGCTGGATCCGGTTTATACCGGCAAGGCGATGGCCGGGCTGATTGACGGTCTGGAACGCGGGCTTTTCCCCGGATCCGACCCGATTCTGTTCATCCATACTGGCGGCGCACCGGCGCTGTTTGCCTATCATCCTCAGGTTTAA
- the fliB gene encoding flagellin lysine-N-methylase codes for MKEILVSQPEYVQNFRCIGSACEDHCCKQWNITLDKPTYNKYLKSEIPGVKNIAVESIIKTKKSHSNWALVKLNGEGNCSYLESDNLCKIHKTMGPEALSDTCSAYPRQYVLYKKERIESLSLSCPEATRKVLLNDTALNINNHSVAQTNFNARADISVEGKIINLFCANLMMSNQNKVEHNLYAMACFLLYAEKLTGSLDHKFSSMEQVYTALAQQLSNGEISQSIAKINGEPLLELALFSGIHGAIQTNPHTRGRGTLYHYTERLNQHFVGTFTQLALEENLSALKQSWDNIVLPWLNERPYILRNYFQYRLYHDRFAIDKSVPILKQFYLLVVDYFYVKSLLSAYALEKGQIDEKTLVEVMYSYHSYRQHSDTTKAEFMAGIDSVKRNDDLSVLQLLV; via the coding sequence ATGAAAGAGATTCTGGTGAGCCAACCTGAGTATGTGCAGAATTTCCGCTGTATTGGTTCTGCATGTGAAGATCACTGTTGTAAGCAATGGAATATCACGCTGGATAAACCCACGTATAATAAGTACCTAAAAAGTGAAATCCCCGGCGTTAAAAATATTGCGGTTGAAAGCATTATCAAGACTAAAAAAAGCCACAGTAATTGGGCGCTGGTTAAGCTCAATGGGGAGGGTAACTGTTCATACTTAGAGTCCGATAATCTATGCAAAATCCATAAAACTATGGGGCCGGAAGCGCTGAGTGATACCTGTTCTGCCTACCCGCGACAATATGTATTATATAAAAAAGAGCGTATTGAGAGTCTCAGCCTCTCTTGCCCGGAAGCAACGCGCAAGGTGCTGCTCAATGACACCGCACTCAATATTAATAATCACTCTGTGGCGCAGACTAATTTCAATGCGAGAGCTGATATAAGCGTTGAAGGTAAAATTATTAATTTATTCTGTGCCAATCTCATGATGTCCAACCAGAATAAAGTCGAGCATAATCTCTATGCTATGGCGTGTTTCCTGCTTTACGCGGAGAAACTAACGGGGTCGCTAGATCACAAATTCTCCAGTATGGAGCAGGTTTACACAGCACTCGCTCAGCAATTGTCCAATGGCGAAATTTCGCAATCTATTGCGAAAATCAATGGTGAACCTTTACTAGAACTTGCTCTGTTTAGTGGAATACATGGCGCGATTCAAACGAACCCTCATACACGTGGAAGAGGGACGTTGTACCACTATACTGAGAGACTCAACCAGCATTTTGTAGGCACTTTCACTCAGTTAGCGCTTGAAGAAAATCTGAGCGCACTCAAACAAAGTTGGGACAATATTGTTCTGCCTTGGCTGAACGAGCGTCCGTATATTCTGCGCAATTACTTCCAGTATCGGCTTTACCATGACCGTTTTGCTATCGATAAATCGGTGCCCATTCTTAAGCAGTTCTACTTGCTGGTGGTGGACTATTTCTACGTAAAATCCTTGTTATCGGCCTATGCTCTTGAGAAGGGGCAAATCGATGAGAAGACGCTTGTCGAGGTCATGTATAGCTACCATTCTTATCGCCAGCATAGTGATACGACTAAAGCGGAATTCATGGCAGGCATCGACAGCGTCAAACGTAACGACGATCTTTCCGTCCTCCAGCTTCTGGTTTAA